In Streptomyces sp. NBC_00344, the genomic window TCAGTCAGTCCTTCTCGATACACCATGTCAGGGTCCTCCTGCTCGGGGAAGCCGAGAATTGTGAACGGGCCCGTGGCCGGGTAGGCGCCGGCGTCGAACGGCAGCACCTGCATGGTCACATTCCTCAACTTTGCCAGCTCCAGCATACGTTCGAGCTGTGCGGCCATCACCTGCCGATCGCCGATGACATGCATGAGAGCGCTTTGGTGGACGACCGCCCATAGCCCGGGCGGGGTGACGTCGCGCAGCAGCTCCTGACGCCGCATGCGCACATCGACGAGGCGTTGGATCTCGTCCGAGGTTTGATCGGCAGACGCACGACAGAGCTCTGCCGCGTACTCCGACGTCTGCAGTAGGCCGGGCACGAATTCCCCCTGGTAGGTCCGCAGGTCGACGGCAGCCTGCTCCAGCCCGACATACACGGAGAACCACCCGGGTACGGCATCGCCGTGTGCGTGCCACCAACCCTTCGTCTTCGAGTCCTTGGCGAGTGATTTGAGGAGGTCACGCATCTCCTCGGTTGTGCCGTACAGCCGGCAGAGCGCATCAACGTCAGATGGCTGTACGCGACCCAGCCCCGTCTCCATGCGGTTGACCTTGGAGCCGCTCCAATCAAGCTTCTCACCAACCTGATTGCAGGTCAGAGTGCTCTCGTCGCGCAACTTCTTGAGCTCGATCGCGAGTCGCCGACGCCGTGCGGTGGGTGATCCAGTCATGTGAACTCCGTGCTTGGTAGCGGAGGTTCCATCCCATCGGAAGGTCTGCATTTCGCCAATCACTCGTTAGGGGGAATCCTTTCCTGCAAATTGCATAACGGGATGTCTCGCTGCCACCCTCGCACAAGAGGCAACTGTGCGTAGGCGCTAAACAGGAGGCGGACGCCCATGACGAGGGATAACGAAGGTTGTGTGCCCCGGATGGCCTGGGAGCTGCCGTTCTTGGCAGATGCACAGGAAGTTGCGGGGCTCCGCCGGATGCTGCGGCTGCACATGACGCTGTGGGGATTGCCGCACTTGGTCGACGAAGCTCAGATCTGCGTCAGCGAACTCGTGGCGAACGTCATCACCCACGTGGGCCCTGAGACCCCTACGACTCTCACTGTCTCCATGCGTGACACGTACGTACGCCTAGAAATCCGG contains:
- a CDS encoding helix-turn-helix domain-containing protein, translated to MTGSPTARRRRLAIELKKLRDESTLTCNQVGEKLDWSGSKVNRMETGLGRVQPSDVDALCRLYGTTEEMRDLLKSLAKDSKTKGWWHAHGDAVPGWFSVYVGLEQAAVDLRTYQGEFVPGLLQTSEYAAELCRASADQTSDEIQRLVDVRMRRQELLRDVTPPGLWAVVHQSALMHVIGDRQVMAAQLERMLELAKLRNVTMQVLPFDAGAYPATGPFTILGFPEQEDPDMVYREGLTDSVYLELPADVNLYTTAFDHLRALALSPQRSVALIRRTMEEHTR